In a single window of the Prevotella melaninogenica genome:
- a CDS encoding porin produces MKKTLLCTCLLALSLGANAQDNHGYGIDDSRFKSLAEEVAHLKKSNDMFNVYINYAANAQVVSDADHQWSTGFTNKHLRLEIKGNLTDKLYYRLCHRLNNTTEARSEDNLAKATDIMMIGYKFSDKFRLEAGKVCQSLGGFEVDENPVYIYQFSDMTGSMDCYMAGVTAVYKPIPSQEFVLGITNSHNEKFSEVYGNNAVSIEGDGTHSRLLEKPRNPLAYCLNWNGSFLNDRLHTRWSWGIQGEAKHKYSRILILGQKLQLDRLQCYFDYMAQNDGIDRLGIATNELGSSFSGYTGNVWMSDIHYNSFVTKLNWQFVPRWNLMLKGMYETASVTKIDRFKDFRKSYGYVGSVEYYPVKSQDLRVFLAYVGKKVTYKDGVGLDKYNTNRIELGFMYRIKAY; encoded by the coding sequence ATGAAGAAGACGCTGTTGTGTACCTGTTTGCTTGCTCTTTCTCTTGGTGCAAACGCACAGGACAACCACGGTTATGGTATCGATGATAGTCGATTTAAGTCGCTTGCTGAAGAGGTAGCGCACCTAAAGAAAAGCAATGATATGTTTAATGTCTACATTAACTATGCTGCTAATGCGCAGGTAGTATCGGATGCAGACCACCAGTGGAGTACAGGTTTCACGAATAAGCATCTTCGTTTAGAAATCAAAGGTAATCTAACCGATAAGCTCTACTATCGCTTGTGCCATCGTCTGAACAATACAACAGAGGCGAGAAGTGAGGATAATCTTGCTAAGGCAACCGATATTATGATGATTGGTTATAAGTTCTCTGATAAGTTCCGCCTTGAGGCAGGAAAGGTATGTCAGAGTCTTGGCGGTTTTGAAGTGGATGAAAATCCTGTCTATATCTATCAGTTCTCGGACATGACGGGCTCTATGGACTGTTATATGGCAGGCGTTACAGCTGTATATAAGCCTATTCCGTCACAGGAGTTCGTACTTGGTATTACTAATTCTCACAACGAAAAGTTCAGTGAGGTATATGGTAATAATGCCGTATCCATCGAGGGTGACGGTACACATAGTAGACTGTTGGAGAAGCCACGTAACCCACTTGCTTACTGTCTGAACTGGAATGGAAGTTTTCTGAACGACAGATTGCATACACGTTGGTCATGGGGAATACAAGGAGAGGCGAAACATAAGTATAGTCGTATTCTCATCTTGGGACAGAAACTACAGTTAGACAGACTACAATGTTACTTTGATTACATGGCTCAAAACGATGGAATCGACCGTTTGGGCATAGCGACAAACGAATTGGGGAGTTCATTCTCTGGATATACTGGCAATGTATGGATGAGCGATATACATTATAATTCCTTTGTAACAAAGCTCAATTGGCAGTTTGTTCCACGCTGGAATCTGATGTTGAAAGGAATGTATGAGACGGCAAGTGTCACAAAGATTGACCGCTTCAAGGACTTCCGTAAGAGCTATGGCTATGTAGGTAGTGTGGAGTATTACCCTGTCAAGAGTCAAGACCTCCGTGTCTTCTTAGCCTATGTGGGCAAGAAAGTAACCTATAAGGACGGTGTAGGCTTGGATAAGTATAATACTAATCGCATAGAATTAGGCTTTATGTACAGAATCAAGGCCTATTAA
- the aspA gene encoding aspartate ammonia-lyase, whose product MEEKKFRVESDLLGELQVPEEAYYGVQTQRAINNYHISRKRMCDYPDYVVAIAYVKLAAVETNRQLGEISDEVADAMAQACRELIDGKMHENFVTDMVQGGAGTSVNMNANEVIANRACEIMGHKKGEFQYCSPNDHANCGQSTNDVYPTTIRLTLILLNKKLVASLSELIAAFRRKGEEFKHVIKMGRTQLQDAVPMTSGQEFNAFANTLEEEIANLNRNAALLHEINMGGTAIGTGLNAAPGFPKICAEKLSELTGMEFVAGADLVEATPDTGAYVSYSSALKRLAVKLSKICNDLRLLASGPRCGLNEINLPPMAPGSSIMPGKVNPVIPEVTNQTCFKVIGNDTTVMIAAEAGQLQLNVMEPIITECLIEDLTWLPNAMDTLREKCIDGITVNKDRCLEMVKHSIGIVTALNPYIGYKNSTKIAKEALETGGSVYDLVLEHNLLSKEKLDAILSPEHMLAPEERVK is encoded by the coding sequence ATGGAAGAAAAGAAATTTCGTGTAGAAAGCGACCTCTTAGGTGAGCTTCAAGTTCCAGAAGAGGCTTATTATGGTGTGCAGACTCAGCGTGCTATCAACAACTATCACATCTCGCGTAAGCGTATGTGTGATTATCCTGACTATGTTGTTGCGATTGCTTACGTCAAATTGGCTGCCGTAGAAACTAACCGTCAGCTCGGTGAAATCAGTGATGAGGTAGCCGATGCGATGGCTCAGGCATGCCGTGAGTTGATTGATGGCAAGATGCATGAGAACTTTGTGACCGATATGGTACAAGGAGGTGCGGGCACATCTGTCAACATGAATGCCAATGAAGTAATTGCTAACCGTGCTTGTGAGATTATGGGTCACAAGAAAGGTGAGTTCCAGTACTGTTCTCCTAACGACCATGCCAACTGCGGTCAGTCAACGAATGATGTCTATCCAACTACTATTCGTCTGACACTCATCCTTCTAAACAAGAAGCTTGTGGCATCTCTGAGCGAACTCATTGCTGCTTTCCGTAGAAAAGGTGAGGAGTTTAAGCACGTTATCAAGATGGGTCGTACACAGCTGCAGGATGCTGTTCCTATGACAAGCGGTCAGGAGTTCAATGCCTTTGCCAATACGTTGGAGGAGGAGATAGCCAACCTTAATCGTAATGCTGCTCTCTTGCACGAAATCAATATGGGTGGTACTGCTATTGGAACGGGTCTGAATGCTGCTCCTGGTTTCCCAAAGATTTGTGCAGAGAAACTCAGCGAATTGACAGGAATGGAGTTTGTTGCAGGTGCTGACCTTGTTGAGGCTACCCCTGATACAGGTGCTTACGTAAGCTATTCAAGTGCTTTGAAGCGTTTAGCTGTTAAGCTTTCTAAGATTTGTAATGACCTTCGTCTGTTGGCTTCTGGTCCTCGTTGCGGTCTGAATGAAATCAATCTCCCACCGATGGCACCGGGTTCAAGTATCATGCCGGGTAAGGTGAACCCTGTTATTCCAGAGGTAACCAACCAGACTTGTTTCAAGGTTATCGGTAATGATACAACTGTTATGATTGCTGCTGAGGCTGGACAGCTGCAGCTGAACGTAATGGAACCAATCATTACAGAGTGTCTTATTGAGGACCTTACTTGGTTGCCAAATGCTATGGACACGCTGCGTGAGAAGTGTATTGATGGTATCACGGTGAATAAGGACCGCTGCCTTGAGATGGTGAAGCACTCTATCGGTATCGTGACAGCACTGAATCCATACATCGGATATAAGAACAGTACTAAGATTGCTAAGGAAGCCCTCGAAACTGGTGGATCTGTTTATGACCTCGTACTTGAGCATAACCTCCTTTCAAAGGAGAAACTCGATGCTATCTTGTCACCAGAGCACATGCTTGCACCAGAGGAGAGAGTGAAGTAA
- a CDS encoding tetratricopeptide repeat protein, producing the protein MEIRDIFKLRKQGRTEEAYAAILPIYAVHKGHYTTIAMFWVGVDMMKLRYQQRQLEEAYKIFRSLLRLYPTMDDKDLKGQSALMRAALLVFDHHPGFSMLDFISQWGITRLTDEDWTMEQGNGHPIPSIGMRIVGKVFKEVESKPTVDMALKAAPILAEALKHSPYNMHNQRYKAMVYRIMGKKDKAINIYTHLIKKHRQSYLFHELSELIDDERYKIALLCKAISTQREEKFRQRMRFTLAGLLFRKDKARTRYELDKCIAMRKQLGYSITWEMQNLAASLEEIEPVTEGDEKSFYREQEVVLKELAR; encoded by the coding sequence ATGGAGATAAGAGATATCTTTAAGCTTCGCAAGCAGGGACGAACGGAGGAGGCATACGCTGCCATTCTGCCAATATACGCTGTACACAAGGGGCACTATACTACAATAGCTATGTTCTGGGTAGGTGTAGACATGATGAAGCTTCGCTATCAACAACGCCAGTTAGAAGAAGCCTATAAGATATTCAGAAGTTTGCTAAGGCTCTATCCTACAATGGACGACAAGGACTTAAAAGGGCAGAGTGCCTTAATGCGTGCTGCCTTATTGGTCTTCGACCATCATCCAGGATTCTCTATGCTCGACTTCATCTCACAATGGGGTATCACCCGACTAACAGATGAAGACTGGACAATGGAGCAAGGCAACGGTCATCCTATTCCCTCAATAGGAATGCGTATCGTGGGAAAAGTCTTTAAGGAAGTGGAAAGTAAGCCAACAGTTGACATGGCTTTAAAGGCTGCACCAATATTGGCGGAAGCACTGAAGCATAGTCCTTACAATATGCACAACCAACGCTACAAAGCGATGGTCTATCGAATTATGGGCAAAAAAGATAAAGCTATCAACATCTATACCCACCTTATCAAGAAACACCGACAATCCTATCTCTTTCATGAACTATCAGAACTCATTGATGACGAACGCTACAAGATCGCACTTCTCTGTAAAGCTATCTCCACACAACGAGAGGAAAAGTTCCGCCAACGTATGCGCTTCACCCTTGCTGGCTTACTCTTTAGAAAAGATAAAGCCCGCACCCGCTACGAATTAGATAAATGTATTGCCATGCGAAAGCAGTTAGGCTATTCCATTACATGGGAAATGCAAAACCTCGCAGCAAGTCTGGAAGAAATAGAACCCGTAACAGAAGGTGACGAAAAAAGCTTTTATAGAGAGCAAGAAGTGGTATTAAAAGAGCTTGCAAGGTAA
- a CDS encoding RagB/SusD family nutrient uptake outer membrane protein: protein MKRLISNHIITLAIVAITFGFTSCIDSIEPSEVLTSDQVRKIPSSQEGLINGILSYMITFDSWGSGDPLNDWGYPCQMHYRDVLGSDFPVYSSNYSYWTTVESGVNTRFKAYYTYRFYYDFIATCNNVTSVVDPATASPTSKNYLGIAMAYRAMAYLDIARQFEFKKTGIASLDDKATKNGIWGLTVPIVTEKTTKEMQRHNPRAPFYKMYRFILTDLNHAEEYLSNYTRPDKNLPNLSVVYGLKARLWMEMASRFDQSNSDLNAAIAAEDSASIEYDKLGITTARECYEKARTYARKAVSGYSPVTEAQWHSTQDGFNKDNQAWMWKLGYTTREQISYIYYTFTSTMSSETNWGLAGTYGATRMIGSALYNKMPEGDWRRYSWIDPDAAGTHEGYEKYDSITIGTKKERLTLLDEEAWTQLPAYANIKFRPAKGNIFDSYEGQFISLPLMRMEEMMFIDIEATAHLDGVAAGVTALKDFMNTYRYTDNSYQAANATTMEDFIKELMVQKRIEFWGEGITYFDYKRLALQVRRKDNTNYEASARINSKEGYVCPWMNFFILEYETHNNVACKPNPDTSGSLTVTNQ, encoded by the coding sequence ATGAAACGCTTAATATCAAATCACATCATAACGTTGGCTATCGTTGCTATTACCTTTGGCTTTACTTCTTGTATCGATAGCATTGAACCGTCAGAGGTATTAACTTCTGACCAAGTAAGAAAGATTCCTTCTTCACAAGAAGGACTCATCAATGGTATCCTTTCTTATATGATAACCTTTGACTCTTGGGGCTCTGGTGATCCTCTCAACGACTGGGGTTATCCTTGTCAGATGCACTATAGGGATGTATTAGGAAGTGATTTCCCTGTTTATAGTAGTAACTATAGCTATTGGACAACAGTGGAAAGCGGTGTCAACACCCGTTTCAAGGCTTATTACACCTATCGTTTCTACTACGATTTCATTGCTACTTGTAACAACGTAACAAGTGTAGTAGATCCTGCCACAGCCTCACCAACTTCTAAAAACTACTTAGGTATAGCAATGGCTTATCGTGCAATGGCTTATCTTGACATAGCTCGTCAGTTCGAATTCAAGAAGACTGGCATTGCAAGTTTGGATGATAAAGCGACAAAAAATGGGATATGGGGGCTCACAGTTCCTATCGTTACCGAAAAGACAACGAAAGAAATGCAACGCCACAATCCACGTGCTCCGTTCTATAAGATGTATCGCTTCATCCTTACTGACCTCAACCATGCCGAGGAGTATCTGTCTAATTATACACGTCCCGACAAGAACTTGCCTAACCTTAGTGTAGTCTATGGACTCAAGGCACGCCTTTGGATGGAAATGGCAAGCCGTTTCGACCAGAGCAATAGCGACCTTAACGCAGCCATAGCAGCAGAAGACTCCGCAAGCATTGAGTATGATAAGTTAGGTATAACCACAGCTCGTGAGTGCTATGAAAAGGCACGCACCTACGCTCGTAAGGCTGTCAGTGGTTACAGTCCTGTTACTGAAGCCCAGTGGCATAGCACACAAGACGGATTTAATAAGGACAACCAAGCATGGATGTGGAAGTTAGGCTATACCACACGTGAGCAAATCAGCTATATCTACTATACCTTCACCAGCACCATGTCATCAGAGACTAATTGGGGACTTGCTGGCACATACGGTGCTACTCGTATGATTGGTAGTGCGCTATACAATAAGATGCCTGAGGGTGACTGGCGTCGCTATTCATGGATTGATCCAGATGCTGCGGGTACACATGAGGGTTACGAGAAATACGATTCGATTACAATTGGTACCAAAAAGGAAAGACTTACCCTCTTAGACGAGGAGGCATGGACACAGTTACCAGCCTATGCTAACATCAAGTTCCGGCCTGCAAAGGGTAATATCTTTGATTCTTACGAAGGACAATTCATCAGTCTTCCATTGATGCGCATGGAGGAAATGATGTTCATTGACATTGAAGCAACCGCTCACCTTGATGGTGTTGCAGCAGGTGTTACGGCTTTGAAGGACTTTATGAATACTTATCGTTACACCGACAACTCCTATCAGGCAGCCAATGCCACTACAATGGAGGACTTTATAAAAGAATTGATGGTACAGAAACGTATAGAGTTCTGGGGCGAAGGAATCACTTACTTCGACTACAAGCGTCTTGCTCTTCAAGTTCGTAGAAAGGACAACACCAACTATGAAGCCTCTGCCCGAATCAATTCAAAGGAAGGTTATGTATGCCCATGGATGAACTTCTTCATCCTTGAATACGAAACCCACAACAATGTGGCATGTAAACCAAACCCTGATACCTCTGGTAGTTTGACGGTTACAAATCAGTAA
- a CDS encoding SusC/RagA family TonB-linked outer membrane protein — protein sequence MNMKRILFSTLFMLSALVSFAQQVFTTKGVVVDETGETIIGATVQIIGDSKLITATDTDGKFTLDNVKSGAKLEVSYVGMKSFIGPAKPTMKITMINDNSALDELVVTAFGEQKRSAFTGSAAIVDSKKIEHKQVNNVMSSLKGEAAGVQIVDNSGEPGATPSIRVRGFSSISAGQSPLIIVDGAPYDGGWNNLNPADVASVTVLKDASSTALYGARGANGVIMVTTKHAQVGNAHISVDMRWGTNSRIKRYYETIDDPVKYYEVYYNALYNYQLKGLGLTPAQATIEANKQLVAPGAAGGLGYPIFTVPNGEQLIGEDGHMNPHATLGRVIEHNGKRYTILPDDWKSLAFRNGLRKEYDVNLTGGSDKMQYYLSLGYLNNEGVAYHSDFERITVRAKADYEARKWLKVGTNMNFSRAKYHVIPSDDNGLFYQLNNVAPIYPAFIRDEQGNIMTDENGQMYDYGNGAVIGLRRPILPNINPLQENALNTNSSKVNMYSLYGYANIMPLEGLKITLNGTVTVNNSRATETKQPFYGYSHTAYPTGVVTRTSDQTFSYNFQQLVNYNHDFGHHHMELLLGHEFYRYNYESLWGSKLGMASYFTNQTLAGAIKMDNTGESGNSEYESEGFFLRGQYDYDQKYFGSLSFRRDASSRFDPNHCWGNFYSFGGAWTITKEPFMKPFKWLNMLKLKASFGQQGNDNIGDFHYLDTYSIVNTNNKVGLVLSEKGNPNITWETNNNFNAGFDFELFNSRLRGSIEYFYKKTTDMLCFVFAPYSAGYKGTYDNIGDMTNKGVEVDLSATVLKTKNISWDVNVNATTYKNEIIKLADVLKADLVVDGHPGYSSGDRLYAEGLPIYEWYMPRYAGVSNEGKAMWYYTDPDGTLKTTDVYGNASYYSCGSPHPDLYGGFGTTLNAYGFDFSISLAYSLGGLSYDYGYAGYMGPPSGTLGGATIHKDVLNAWSVDNPNSNIPRWQYDDPNISSQCDRFLISGSYLSLQNINLGYTLPKLWVSKIGLENVRIYVAADNVYFWSKRKGFDPRGSFSGGSSTSIYSPTRTISGGIKLTF from the coding sequence ATGAATATGAAAAGAATCTTATTTTCTACCTTATTTATGCTGTCGGCGCTCGTCAGCTTTGCCCAACAGGTTTTTACAACCAAGGGTGTTGTTGTCGACGAAACTGGTGAAACGATTATTGGTGCAACTGTTCAGATAATCGGTGACAGCAAACTAATAACAGCAACAGATACTGACGGTAAGTTTACCCTTGACAATGTCAAATCTGGTGCTAAGTTGGAAGTTTCTTATGTCGGTATGAAATCCTTCATTGGTCCTGCTAAACCGACGATGAAAATTACGATGATTAATGACAACTCTGCGTTAGACGAGCTGGTTGTAACTGCCTTCGGTGAACAAAAGCGTTCAGCATTTACGGGCTCGGCTGCTATTGTTGACTCTAAAAAGATTGAACATAAGCAAGTCAATAACGTAATGAGTAGTTTGAAAGGTGAGGCTGCTGGTGTTCAGATTGTAGACAACAGCGGTGAACCTGGAGCCACTCCTTCAATTCGTGTTCGTGGATTTAGCAGTATTAGTGCAGGTCAAAGTCCGTTGATTATCGTGGATGGTGCCCCATACGATGGCGGTTGGAACAACCTCAACCCTGCTGATGTGGCATCTGTAACCGTATTGAAAGATGCGTCTTCTACCGCACTCTATGGAGCACGAGGAGCCAATGGTGTTATCATGGTGACAACAAAACATGCACAAGTTGGTAATGCGCATATTTCTGTTGATATGAGATGGGGTACGAATAGTCGTATTAAACGCTACTATGAGACTATCGATGATCCTGTTAAATACTATGAGGTTTACTATAATGCACTGTATAATTATCAACTGAAAGGACTCGGATTGACCCCTGCTCAAGCTACTATTGAGGCTAACAAACAACTCGTTGCACCTGGTGCAGCGGGTGGATTGGGATATCCAATATTTACTGTTCCAAACGGAGAACAGCTCATTGGGGAAGATGGTCATATGAATCCACATGCCACATTAGGACGTGTTATTGAGCATAATGGTAAACGGTATACTATCCTACCAGACGATTGGAAGAGCCTTGCCTTTCGTAACGGATTACGCAAAGAGTATGATGTAAACCTGACTGGAGGTAGCGATAAGATGCAATACTACCTTTCTTTGGGTTACTTAAACAATGAAGGTGTGGCATATCATTCGGACTTTGAACGTATTACCGTTCGTGCCAAAGCAGACTATGAAGCACGCAAATGGTTGAAGGTGGGTACGAACATGAACTTCTCTCGGGCTAAATACCATGTGATACCATCGGATGATAATGGTCTTTTCTATCAGTTGAATAATGTCGCACCTATCTATCCTGCCTTCATTCGTGATGAGCAAGGGAACATCATGACAGATGAGAATGGACAGATGTATGACTATGGTAATGGTGCAGTTATTGGACTAAGACGTCCTATATTACCTAACATCAACCCATTACAAGAGAATGCGTTGAATACGAATAGTTCGAAAGTTAATATGTATTCGCTCTATGGCTATGCGAATATCATGCCTCTTGAAGGATTGAAGATTACCCTTAATGGTACGGTGACCGTCAACAACTCACGTGCAACTGAGACGAAACAGCCTTTCTATGGATACAGTCATACGGCTTATCCAACGGGTGTTGTGACCAGAACAAGTGATCAAACCTTCTCTTATAACTTCCAACAACTCGTGAATTACAACCATGACTTTGGTCATCATCACATGGAATTGCTCCTTGGTCATGAGTTCTATCGCTACAACTACGAAAGTTTGTGGGGTAGTAAACTTGGTATGGCATCCTACTTTACCAACCAAACTCTTGCTGGAGCAATAAAGATGGATAACACAGGAGAGTCTGGTAATAGTGAATATGAGTCTGAAGGCTTCTTCTTACGTGGGCAATACGACTACGATCAGAAGTACTTTGGAAGTCTTTCTTTCCGTCGTGATGCTTCCAGCCGCTTTGATCCTAATCATTGTTGGGGTAACTTCTACTCCTTTGGTGGTGCTTGGACTATTACGAAAGAGCCTTTCATGAAGCCTTTCAAATGGTTGAATATGTTGAAACTAAAGGCTTCTTTCGGTCAGCAAGGTAATGATAATATTGGTGATTTCCACTATCTTGATACTTATAGTATCGTAAACACGAACAATAAGGTTGGATTAGTTCTGTCTGAAAAGGGCAACCCTAATATTACTTGGGAGACTAATAACAACTTCAATGCAGGCTTCGATTTTGAATTGTTCAATAGCCGTTTGCGTGGTAGTATTGAGTATTTCTATAAGAAAACAACTGATATGCTCTGCTTTGTCTTTGCTCCTTACTCGGCTGGTTACAAAGGAACGTACGACAATATCGGTGATATGACGAACAAGGGTGTGGAGGTTGATCTCTCTGCTACCGTCTTAAAAACTAAAAATATCTCATGGGATGTCAACGTGAATGCAACTACTTACAAGAATGAAATCATCAAACTCGCTGACGTCCTCAAAGCTGATCTCGTTGTAGATGGACATCCTGGCTATAGTAGTGGTGATAGGCTCTATGCCGAGGGACTCCCTATATACGAGTGGTATATGCCTCGTTATGCAGGTGTCTCTAATGAAGGAAAGGCTATGTGGTACTACACTGACCCTGACGGAACCCTTAAAACGACAGATGTATATGGTAATGCGAGTTATTACTCATGCGGAAGTCCACACCCAGACCTCTATGGTGGCTTTGGAACAACGCTGAATGCGTATGGTTTCGACTTCTCTATCTCCCTCGCTTATTCGTTAGGAGGACTCTCATACGACTATGGTTATGCAGGTTATATGGGTCCACCAAGTGGCACCTTAGGAGGAGCAACCATCCATAAAGATGTTCTCAATGCATGGTCAGTAGACAATCCAAACAGTAATATCCCACGTTGGCAATACGACGACCCAAACATTAGTTCTCAATGCGACCGTTTCCTCATCAGCGGTAGCTATCTAAGCTTACAGAATATCAACCTTGGCTACACCCTACCTAAGCTATGGGTAAGCAAGATTGGATTGGAGAATGTACGCATATATGTGGCTGCTGACAACGTATACTTTTGGAGTAAGCGTAAGGGATTCGACCCACGTGGTTCCTTCTCAGGAGGTAGTAGTACATCCATCTATAGCCCAACGAGAACCATCTCTGGTGGTATTAAACTAACATTCTAA
- the yfcE gene encoding phosphodiesterase has protein sequence MKYLLVSDIHGCLPALEKVLQFYDREHCDMLCVLGDILNYGPRNSIPEGIDAKGIVEALNKRAKNIVAVRGNCDAEVDQMLLDFPMMSDYLMLVDEGRKLFLTHGHIYNKSSMPKGNVDAIVYGHTHLWELTLQEGTLVCNLGSITFPKGGNVATFMTYEHGVFTAYTLDGTPLKQEII, from the coding sequence ATGAAATATCTATTGGTATCAGATATCCACGGATGTCTGCCAGCACTGGAGAAGGTGCTACAATTCTATGATCGCGAGCATTGTGATATGCTTTGCGTACTTGGAGACATACTGAATTATGGTCCACGTAACTCTATCCCAGAAGGAATAGATGCCAAAGGGATTGTCGAAGCACTGAATAAACGTGCCAAAAATATTGTAGCTGTGCGTGGAAACTGTGATGCTGAGGTAGACCAGATGTTACTTGATTTCCCAATGATGTCCGACTATTTGATGCTGGTTGATGAGGGACGAAAGCTCTTTTTGACTCACGGACATATCTATAACAAATCCTCAATGCCAAAAGGGAATGTTGATGCGATTGTCTATGGGCATACGCATCTCTGGGAACTCACTCTGCAAGAGGGTACGCTTGTTTGCAATCTCGGTTCTATCACTTTCCCAAAAGGAGGGAATGTGGCAACCTTCATGACTTACGAGCATGGTGTCTTCACAGCTTATACACTTGACGGAACACCGCTAAAGCAGGAAATAATATAG
- a CDS encoding acyltransferase family protein, whose amino-acid sequence MEELDFLKFVFITLMIAFHLTYIGDTYPVAKQLVYTFHMPGFLLVSGYLFNVNKSWAAFRETMLWIFIPYAVMESGYTVMASLLPIREHIDHLTIGVLIDHIFLHPMGPYWYLHTLMICGICYYIAFKKPEGRFSSIWKQEKPLLPAKMLSWENQVLLGRFTLLALFLWLLSYTCGLLSIANAAYFLVGAIVRQVVGNFRVAFPARWWTIGLLVVWCIDPIHYDKASFAGACLVFLVIGSLLWIYQLGIPQPLLDLFLFIGRNTLPLLLFSPIFTILAKFYQPLLLRVEPTGMFFLAVSVVFAIAGSFAITWLMDVTGISKLFFGKKGLI is encoded by the coding sequence ATGGAAGAACTGGACTTTCTTAAGTTCGTCTTCATCACGTTGATGATTGCCTTCCACCTTACTTATATTGGCGACACCTACCCTGTTGCTAAACAGCTGGTCTATACTTTTCACATGCCAGGCTTCTTATTGGTGTCGGGTTATCTGTTTAATGTGAATAAGTCGTGGGCTGCTTTTAGGGAAACAATGCTTTGGATATTCATTCCATACGCTGTGATGGAAAGCGGTTACACCGTAATGGCTTCACTACTTCCTATCCGTGAACACATTGACCACTTAACGATAGGAGTACTGATTGACCATATCTTCCTTCATCCGATGGGACCTTATTGGTATTTACATACCTTAATGATTTGCGGTATCTGTTATTATATCGCATTCAAGAAACCAGAAGGACGGTTTTCATCGATATGGAAGCAAGAGAAACCACTACTACCAGCGAAGATGTTAAGTTGGGAAAATCAGGTGCTATTAGGTAGGTTTACCCTTCTTGCTCTGTTCCTTTGGTTGCTCTCTTACACCTGTGGACTACTCTCAATAGCCAATGCAGCCTACTTTCTTGTAGGTGCTATTGTGCGCCAAGTTGTGGGCAATTTCCGTGTGGCTTTTCCTGCACGTTGGTGGACAATAGGACTTTTAGTAGTATGGTGTATCGACCCTATCCATTATGATAAGGCATCATTTGCAGGTGCGTGTTTGGTTTTCTTAGTTATTGGTTCGCTGTTGTGGATTTATCAATTAGGAATTCCTCAACCACTGCTCGACCTCTTTCTCTTTATCGGGCGCAACACTTTGCCCCTCTTACTCTTCTCCCCCATCTTCACGATTCTTGCCAAATTCTATCAGCCATTACTACTTCGCGTAGAGCCAACGGGAATGTTCTTCCTTGCAGTCAGTGTGGTATTTGCCATTGCAGGCTCGTTTGCCATAACATGGTTGATGGATGTTACGGGCATCTCAAAGCTATTCTTTGGAAAGAAAGGGCTAATATGA